One Salvelinus fontinalis isolate EN_2023a chromosome 11, ASM2944872v1, whole genome shotgun sequence DNA window includes the following coding sequences:
- the LOC129864686 gene encoding branched-chain-amino-acid aminotransferase, cytosolic-like, translated as MASVTAVPSSSANAPSLKAADLVIELSQTHKAKPDLTNLVFGTVFSDHMLTIEWTNAGGWQKPPIKPFGNLSLHSACSAMHYTVQCLLQSLNVLFVHIFVPFLLSWLNLSFVLSPSPPSLLHAFDRAELGECIRRLVQVDLEWVPQSDSASLYIRPTFLGTERPLGVTKSSHALLYVILSPVGSFFSTGAKPVSLWADSKYIRAWRGGTGDYKMGGNYGASIYAQHEAVDCGCQQVLWLYGDDHQVTEVGTMNIFLFWNNEKGEEELATPPLNGIILPGITRQSILELTRKWGEFKVCERYLTMADLRWALKEGRVKEMFGSGTACVVSPVGRILYQGENLHIPCQEDFPQPASRLMKELTDIQVRWSQTSIQRLFHVGSTSFNSTSVCPVRHL; from the exons ATGGCGAGTGTTACAGCCGTCCCCTCATCATCAGCGAACGCTCCATCTCTCAAG gcagcTGACCTGGTCATTGAGCTGTCCCAGACCCACAAGGCCAAACCTGACCTGACCAATCTGGTGTTTGGAACTGTGTTCTCTGACCACATGTTGACCATAGAGTGGACCAACGCTGGAGGGTGGCAGAAACCTCCCATCAAGCCCTTTGGTAACCTGTCTCTCCACTCGGCCTGCTCAGCCATGCATTACACTGTGCAG TGTCTGCTGCAGTCACTGAATGTTCTGTTTGTTCATATTTTTGTCCCATTTCTCCTTTCCTGGCTCAACCTTTCAtttgtcctctctccatctcccccctccctcctccatgccTTTGACAGGGCAGAGTTGGGAGAGTGTATCAGGAGGCTGGTACAGGTGGATCTGGAGTGGGTACCGCAGTCAGACTCTGCCAGTCTCTACATCCGACCCACCTTCCTGGGTACTGAG CGGCCTCTAGGAGTGACGAAGTCGTCCCATGCTCTACTTTACGTGATCCTGAGTCCTGTTGGTTCGTTCTTCAGTACAGGAgctaaacctgtctctctctgggccGACTCCAAATACATCAGAGCCtggagaggagggacaggagaCTATAAGATGGGAGG GAACTATGGAGCGTCTATCTACGCCCAGCATGAAGCAGTGGATTGTGGGTGCCAGCAGGTCCTCTGGCTGTACGGAGACGACCATCAAGTCACAGAGGTCGGAACCATGAATATTTTCCTCTTCTGGAATAATGAGAAAGGAG AGGAGGAGCTGGCAACGCCCCCTCTGAATGGAATAATCTTACCTGGGATCACGCGGCAGAGCATCCTGGAACTCACCAGGAAATGG GGGGAGTTTAAGGTGTGTGAGCGATACCTGACCATGGCAGACCTGCGCTGGGCTCTGAAAGAGGGCCGTGTTAAGGAGATGTTTGGCTCTGGTACTGCGTGTGTGGTCAGTCCTGTGGGACGCATACTCTACCAGGGAGAG aaccTACATATCCCCTGCCAGGAGGATTTCCCCCAGCCGGCATCTAGACTGATGAAGGAGCTCACAGATATACAGGTAAGGTGgtcacagacatcaattcaacgtctattccacgttggttcaacgtcatttaattcaaccagtgtgtgcccagtgagaCACCTGTAA